One stretch of Natrinema salaciae DNA includes these proteins:
- the lysA gene encoding diaminopimelate decarboxylase, producing MTDAAASVPVRRLSDWDAAELRTLVDEYGSPLYVLDLDRVGENYRRLEAAFPDADVMYAVKANALDDVLAALLECGAGLECASAGEVQRALEAGASGADVHYTAVNPPDRDLDWVVDAWAAHPALTVTAGSADTIDRLADRGYDGRLCLRVNPGIGAGHHEKVRTGAAAKFGVPAERAVDVLADAADRGFDVVGIHAHVGSGVSSDQLDAHREFVARMGDLARDVNEALRASNGRTGSEAADGLEFVDVGGGFGVPYREDEAPLDLESVAAATRDALGAVDARLTIEPGRYFVADAGVLLTDVNTVKDARETTVVGVDAGMTTLIRPAMYDAYHPIRNLTADGDAAAGGADGREIVPQTVAGPICESGDVFCTDRELPRSERGDLLAIGNAGAYGYEMATQYNSRPRPASVVLEDGDVRLARRRETVDDVTRVQREAGTVSPTDRKTDHHRTSDTDTDER from the coding sequence ATGACTGACGCTGCGGCATCGGTGCCCGTCCGCCGCCTCTCCGACTGGGACGCGGCCGAACTACGGACGCTCGTCGACGAGTACGGCTCGCCGCTGTACGTGCTCGACCTCGACCGGGTCGGGGAGAACTACCGACGACTCGAGGCCGCGTTTCCCGACGCCGACGTCATGTACGCGGTGAAGGCGAACGCCCTGGACGACGTCCTCGCGGCGCTACTCGAGTGCGGAGCGGGGCTCGAGTGTGCCTCCGCCGGGGAAGTCCAGCGGGCGCTCGAGGCGGGCGCGTCGGGCGCGGACGTTCACTACACGGCGGTCAATCCGCCGGACCGAGATCTCGACTGGGTCGTCGACGCCTGGGCGGCGCATCCGGCGCTGACGGTCACCGCCGGCTCCGCGGACACGATCGACCGCCTCGCCGACCGCGGCTACGACGGCCGGCTCTGTCTCCGCGTGAATCCGGGGATCGGCGCGGGCCACCACGAGAAGGTGCGAACGGGTGCCGCCGCGAAGTTCGGCGTTCCGGCCGAGCGCGCCGTCGACGTGCTCGCGGACGCCGCCGACCGCGGCTTCGACGTCGTCGGGATCCACGCCCACGTCGGCTCCGGCGTCTCGAGCGATCAGCTCGACGCCCACCGGGAGTTCGTCGCGCGGATGGGCGACCTCGCGAGGGACGTGAACGAGGCGCTACGCGCCTCGAACGGCCGAACGGGGAGCGAGGCTGCGGACGGCCTCGAGTTCGTCGACGTCGGCGGCGGCTTCGGCGTCCCGTACCGCGAGGACGAGGCGCCGCTGGACCTCGAGTCGGTCGCGGCGGCGACCCGCGACGCGCTCGGCGCGGTCGACGCGCGGCTGACGATCGAGCCCGGCCGCTACTTCGTCGCGGACGCGGGTGTGCTCCTCACCGACGTGAACACCGTCAAGGACGCCCGCGAGACGACCGTCGTCGGCGTCGACGCGGGGATGACGACGCTGATCCGGCCGGCGATGTACGACGCGTACCATCCGATCCGGAACCTGACGGCCGACGGAGATGCCGCCGCGGGCGGCGCGGACGGCCGCGAGATCGTTCCCCAGACCGTCGCCGGCCCCATCTGCGAGAGCGGCGACGTTTTCTGTACCGACCGCGAACTCCCGCGAAGCGAACGCGGCGATCTGCTCGCGATCGGCAACGCGGGAGCCTACGGCTACGAGATGGCGACCCAGTACAACTCCCGACCCCGACCCGCGTCCGTCGTCCTCGAGGACGGCGACGTTCGACTCGCTCGCCGCCGCGAGACGGTCGACGACGTGACGCGGGTGCAACGCGAGGCCGGCACCGTCTCGCCGACGGACCGAAAGACCGACCACCACCGAACGAGCGATACCGACACCGACGAACGATAG
- the dapF gene encoding diaminopimelate epimerase, protein MTVPFQKYHGTGNDFLIIHADEHVPDRGELAERECDRTDGVGADGILFLALEETFDPPRVVMTLVQPDGETAPMCGNGARCAAEWAMDRTGTDSVMIDTQAGTLRADRDGEDVVVEMTDLTFDPDAIPVDADEPVLREEIEGLEVSVVNTGVPHAVSFVDDVDDVALEEVAPPVRHADVFPKGTNVCVASPDGSGGFRQRTYERGVEGETESCGTGAVAIAVTARRLGLTDADPVDVSPPGGDLRVSFNDRGRPTLAGPVEHEFDGEVAVEPPVEP, encoded by the coding sequence ATGACTGTCCCATTCCAGAAGTACCACGGCACCGGCAACGACTTTCTCATTATCCACGCGGACGAACACGTCCCCGATCGGGGCGAACTCGCCGAGCGCGAGTGCGACCGAACCGACGGCGTCGGTGCCGACGGGATCCTCTTTCTCGCCCTCGAGGAGACGTTCGATCCCCCGCGCGTCGTGATGACGCTGGTCCAGCCCGACGGCGAGACGGCACCCATGTGCGGCAACGGCGCTCGCTGCGCCGCCGAGTGGGCGATGGACCGAACGGGGACCGACAGCGTGATGATCGACACACAGGCGGGCACCCTGCGCGCCGACCGCGACGGCGAGGACGTCGTCGTCGAGATGACCGACCTCACGTTCGATCCGGACGCGATTCCGGTCGACGCCGACGAGCCGGTTCTCCGCGAGGAGATCGAGGGGCTCGAGGTCTCGGTCGTCAACACCGGCGTCCCCCACGCCGTGAGCTTCGTCGACGACGTCGACGACGTGGCCCTCGAGGAGGTCGCACCGCCGGTTCGCCACGCGGACGTCTTCCCGAAGGGAACGAACGTCTGCGTGGCGAGTCCCGACGGCTCGGGCGGGTTCCGACAGCGCACCTACGAGCGTGGCGTCGAGGGCGAAACCGAGTCCTGCGGGACCGGCGCGGTCGCCATCGCCGTCACGGCGCGACGGCTCGGGCTCACCGACGCCGATCCGGTCGACGTCAGCCCGCCGGGGGGCGACCTGCGAGTGAGTTTCAACGACCGCGGGCGGCCGACGCTCGCGGGCCCCGTCGAACACGAATTCGACGGCGAGGTGGCAGTCGAGCCGCCGGTCGAGCCGTGA
- a CDS encoding M20 family metallopeptidase: MTGDGSPAPAEREDEDAFDPIAFLEAAVQYPSHDGVGPMREYLRETLADRGLEARVDDGGNVLASRGVPAGEAETHVVLNTHIDTVSPHVPYERDDDAVEADGSAVVRGRGSCDAKGPLAALLSAFFAVEPTDGRVTLAVTPDEEVLSTGAYALVSGDESPTRDADAVIVGEPTDLDVCTAAKGRFQGTIHLTGANAHAAEPDTGTNAVAALESVLEAVRTVDERADGPPTHPQLGAATLTPTVVEGGEATNQVPADCSLTVDRRSVPPETADEFHEALTAHLRAAVPDDVGVEFRFTDRPTPFLEAWDTDPDARIVDVLADAAGGDVRPFTAATEASYFAADAPTVVFGPGVLADDEGAVAHAPREYVRVDAVREAARALEATLATLLE, encoded by the coding sequence GTGACGGGCGACGGCTCCCCCGCCCCGGCCGAACGCGAGGACGAGGACGCCTTCGATCCGATCGCCTTCCTCGAGGCCGCCGTCCAGTACCCGTCCCACGACGGCGTGGGTCCGATGCGCGAGTACCTCCGCGAAACGCTCGCGGACCGCGGCCTCGAGGCTCGCGTCGACGACGGCGGGAACGTCCTCGCCAGCCGCGGCGTCCCAGCGGGCGAGGCCGAGACGCACGTCGTTTTGAACACGCACATCGATACGGTGTCTCCCCACGTCCCCTACGAGCGCGACGACGACGCCGTCGAAGCGGACGGGAGCGCCGTCGTTCGCGGCCGCGGGTCCTGCGACGCGAAGGGGCCGCTGGCCGCTCTCCTGTCCGCGTTCTTCGCAGTCGAGCCGACCGACGGCCGCGTCACGCTCGCGGTCACGCCCGACGAGGAGGTGCTCTCGACGGGTGCCTACGCGCTGGTGTCGGGCGACGAGTCGCCGACCCGCGACGCGGACGCGGTGATCGTCGGCGAACCGACCGATCTCGACGTCTGTACGGCCGCGAAGGGACGGTTTCAGGGAACGATCCACCTGACGGGAGCGAACGCCCACGCCGCCGAACCCGACACCGGCACGAACGCCGTCGCCGCCCTCGAGTCCGTCCTCGAGGCGGTTCGGACCGTCGACGAGCGCGCGGACGGGCCGCCGACCCACCCTCAGCTCGGTGCGGCGACGCTCACGCCGACCGTCGTCGAAGGCGGCGAGGCGACCAACCAGGTGCCCGCGGACTGCTCGCTGACGGTCGACCGCCGGAGCGTGCCGCCGGAGACGGCCGACGAGTTTCACGAGGCGCTGACCGCCCACCTGCGGGCCGCCGTTCCCGACGACGTCGGCGTCGAGTTCCGATTCACCGATCGGCCGACGCCGTTCCTCGAGGCCTGGGACACCGACCCCGACGCGCGGATCGTCGACGTCCTCGCGGACGCGGCCGGCGGGGACGTGCGTCCGTTTACCGCGGCGACGGAGGCCTCCTACTTCGCGGCGGACGCGCCGACGGTCGTCTTCGGCCCCGGCGTCCTCGCGGACGACGAGGGGGCCGTCGCGCACGCCCCGCGCGAGTACGTGCGAGTCGACGCCGTTCGCGAGGCGGCGCGGGCGCTCGAGGCGACACTCGCGACACTGCTCGAGTGA
- a CDS encoding EamA family transporter codes for MRRYLGLSVVACLAYSLVAPLLSVAMTELPSTLAVFLSNAVMFVTVGLVIVYRGHPVRPYLRHPRTPYIVAMGVLLTVGLLTYYRALALGPVSIVVPIYGLFIVISSLVGIVAFDETVTGRKIAAIALSVLAIALMSV; via the coding sequence ATGCGGCGCTATCTCGGCCTCTCGGTCGTCGCGTGTCTGGCGTACAGTCTGGTCGCGCCGCTGCTCTCGGTCGCGATGACGGAGCTCCCCAGCACGCTCGCCGTGTTCCTCTCGAACGCCGTCATGTTCGTGACCGTCGGTCTCGTGATCGTCTACCGCGGTCATCCGGTGCGCCCGTACCTCCGCCATCCCCGGACGCCGTACATCGTCGCGATGGGCGTCTTGCTAACCGTCGGCCTGCTGACCTACTACCGAGCGCTCGCGCTCGGCCCGGTGAGCATCGTCGTCCCGATCTACGGGCTCTTCATCGTCATCAGTTCGCTGGTGGGCATCGTCGCCTTCGACGAAACCGTCACCGGCCGCAAGATCGCCGCCATCGCGCTGAGCGTGCTGGCGATCGCGCTGATGTCCGTGTGA
- a CDS encoding EamA family transporter has product MEYLLWVIVALVAYGLMAPLTSVVTTDVPPAVALFLSTTIFLCLTAVVLVTTSTGRPADATTPSAGIVYVAGLFLSTGILAYYQALEDGPVSVVVPIYGLFIVGSSIIGIAVLGEELTATRVAGIVVAAIAIYLAAGGAE; this is encoded by the coding sequence ATGGAGTATCTGCTGTGGGTGATCGTCGCACTCGTCGCGTACGGCCTGATGGCACCGCTGACGAGCGTCGTGACGACGGACGTGCCGCCCGCGGTCGCGCTCTTCCTCTCGACGACGATCTTCCTCTGCCTGACCGCCGTCGTCCTCGTCACCACGAGCACCGGCCGCCCCGCCGACGCGACGACGCCGTCGGCGGGCATCGTCTACGTCGCCGGCCTCTTCCTCTCGACGGGTATCCTCGCGTACTATCAGGCCCTCGAGGACGGCCCCGTGAGCGTCGTCGTCCCGATTTACGGCCTCTTTATCGTCGGGAGCTCGATCATCGGCATCGCGGTTCTCGGCGAGGAGTTGACCGCGACCCGCGTCGCCGGCATCGTCGTCGCCGCGATCGCGATCTACCTCGCGGCCGGAGGGGCGGAGTGA
- the purB gene encoding adenylosuccinate lyase produces the protein MTETDALYAVSPLDGRYDGRTAPLSPYASEAALMRARVRVEVEYLIALADLEATPLELDLEERDRLRGLYDHFAEEDARLIKKLETEGHAGFDATNHDVKAVEYFVRHRLPEDSDASAWIHFGLTSEDVNNLAHRLLVRDAVDEVLLPELYGVRNALAEMARDYRDLPMLARTHGQPATPTTFGKEMAVYASRLGRATGRIRRATDRLSGKLGGASGTYAAHVAAYPDVDWPAFAREFVTGLGLEFEPLTTQVNPCDDLAALFDAFRGANDVLLDLDLDMWLYVSDRYLGQEAVEGETGSSTMPHKVNPIDFENSEGNLSKANSDLGFLADYVTTSRLQRDLSDSTVKRNIGGAFAHCLIAYGKTASGLSKVVPNEQVMREALENTPEIVGEAVQTILRREGQEDAYERVKAVTRGKDVSLEDFREMFDELDVDEDVREELHALTPVGYTGVASELVDDLE, from the coding sequence ATGACCGAGACCGACGCCCTGTACGCCGTTTCGCCGCTGGACGGCCGGTACGACGGTCGGACCGCACCGCTGTCGCCGTACGCGAGCGAGGCCGCCCTCATGCGCGCCCGCGTTCGCGTCGAAGTCGAGTACCTGATCGCGCTGGCCGACCTCGAGGCGACCCCGCTCGAACTCGACCTCGAGGAGCGAGACCGGCTGCGCGGGCTGTACGACCACTTCGCCGAGGAGGACGCGCGGCTGATCAAGAAACTCGAGACGGAGGGCCACGCCGGGTTCGACGCGACGAACCACGACGTGAAGGCCGTCGAGTACTTCGTCCGCCACCGACTCCCCGAAGACAGCGACGCCTCGGCGTGGATCCACTTCGGGCTGACCAGCGAGGACGTGAACAACCTCGCCCACCGGCTGCTCGTCCGCGACGCCGTCGACGAGGTGCTGCTGCCCGAACTGTACGGCGTGCGGAACGCCCTCGCGGAGATGGCGCGTGACTACCGGGACCTCCCGATGCTCGCGCGCACCCACGGCCAGCCCGCCACGCCGACGACCTTCGGCAAGGAGATGGCCGTCTACGCCTCGCGGCTGGGTCGAGCGACCGGACGGATTCGACGGGCGACCGACCGGCTCAGCGGCAAGCTCGGCGGCGCGTCGGGAACCTACGCGGCCCACGTCGCGGCCTATCCCGACGTCGACTGGCCGGCGTTCGCGCGGGAGTTCGTGACGGGCCTGGGCCTCGAGTTCGAACCGCTGACGACGCAGGTCAACCCCTGTGACGACCTCGCCGCGCTGTTCGACGCGTTCCGCGGCGCGAACGACGTCCTGCTCGACCTCGATCTGGATATGTGGCTCTACGTCTCCGACCGCTACCTCGGGCAGGAGGCCGTCGAGGGCGAGACCGGCTCGTCGACGATGCCACACAAGGTCAACCCGATCGACTTCGAGAACAGCGAGGGCAACCTCTCGAAGGCGAACTCGGACCTCGGATTTCTCGCCGACTACGTCACCACCTCCCGGCTCCAGCGGGACCTCTCCGACTCGACGGTCAAGCGAAACATCGGCGGCGCCTTCGCCCACTGCCTGATCGCCTACGGCAAGACCGCGTCGGGCCTCTCGAAAGTCGTCCCCAACGAGCAGGTCATGCGCGAGGCCCTCGAGAACACCCCCGAGATCGTCGGCGAGGCCGTCCAGACGATCCTCCGCCGGGAAGGGCAGGAGGACGCCTACGAGCGCGTCAAGGCCGTGACTCGCGGCAAGGACGTGAGCCTCGAGGACTTCCGCGAGATGTTCGACGAGCTAGACGTCGACGAAGACGTCCGCGAGGAGCTACACGCGCTGACGCCGGTGGGCTACACCGGCGTCGCGAGCGAACTGGTCGACGACCTCGAGTAG